Proteins encoded in a region of the Streptomyces violaceoruber genome:
- a CDS encoding (2Fe-2S)-binding protein → MNEIVVDGEPLPYTEGQTVAAALVAAGRVAWRTTRVGHRPRGVFCGIGVCFDCLVTVDGARGQRACLVPARPGMTVTTLEGDDD, encoded by the coding sequence GTGAACGAGATCGTCGTCGACGGCGAGCCCCTGCCGTACACCGAGGGCCAGACCGTCGCCGCGGCCCTCGTCGCGGCGGGCCGTGTCGCCTGGCGCACCACCCGCGTCGGACACCGCCCGCGTGGCGTCTTCTGCGGCATCGGCGTCTGCTTCGACTGCCTCGTCACCGTCGACGGAGCCCGCGGGCAGCGCGCCTGCCTGGTGCCGGCCCGGCCCGGCATGACCGTCACGACCCTGGAGGGTGACGATGACTGA
- a CDS encoding NAD(P)/FAD-dependent oxidoreductase, which translates to MKVVVVGAGVVGAACAFHAVSAGMDVTVTDRGPVGAGTTSRGEGNVLLSDKAPGPELALAHLSRTLWDEAGRELGPDSLELEAKGGLVVASGVENLAALQEFAARQEAAGVRVEQVDQVRDLEPHLAPGIPGGVHYPQDAQVQPVLAAAVLLRAAVRRGARFHPGEVAGAVTGRDGRVTGVRTAAGDVLPADAVVNAAGTWGGEVGRRLGAPVEVLPRRGFVLVTEPLPPMVRHKVYSADYVANVASSDAGLETSCVVEGTRGGTILIGASRERVGFDTTMNTAVVARLAAQACRLFPFLRGVHLMRAYRGFRPYCPDHLPVVGPDPRVPGVVHACGHEGAGIGLAPATGALVTAHLLGRPWRGADPAAHTALLPDRFLTTPGGAPQ; encoded by the coding sequence CTGAAGGTCGTCGTCGTGGGCGCGGGAGTCGTGGGCGCCGCCTGCGCCTTCCACGCCGTCTCGGCGGGCATGGACGTCACGGTCACCGACCGCGGTCCCGTAGGCGCCGGGACGACCAGCCGCGGAGAGGGCAACGTCCTCCTCTCCGACAAGGCACCCGGCCCCGAGCTCGCCCTGGCACACCTGAGCCGCACGCTGTGGGACGAGGCCGGCCGGGAGCTGGGACCCGACTCCCTCGAACTGGAGGCCAAGGGCGGCCTGGTGGTCGCGAGCGGCGTCGAGAACCTCGCGGCGCTCCAGGAGTTCGCCGCCCGGCAGGAGGCGGCCGGGGTCCGCGTCGAGCAGGTCGACCAGGTGCGGGACCTGGAACCCCACCTCGCGCCCGGGATCCCCGGCGGCGTCCACTACCCGCAGGACGCGCAGGTGCAGCCGGTGCTGGCGGCGGCCGTGCTGCTGCGGGCCGCCGTACGGCGCGGTGCGCGCTTCCACCCGGGCGAGGTGGCCGGGGCGGTGACCGGCCGGGACGGCCGCGTCACCGGTGTGCGGACGGCCGCCGGTGACGTGCTGCCCGCCGACGCCGTCGTCAACGCCGCCGGGACCTGGGGCGGTGAGGTCGGGCGGCGGCTCGGCGCCCCCGTCGAGGTGCTGCCGCGCCGCGGCTTCGTCCTGGTGACCGAACCGCTGCCGCCGATGGTCCGGCACAAGGTCTACTCCGCCGACTACGTGGCCAACGTCGCCTCCTCCGACGCGGGCCTGGAGACCTCGTGCGTCGTGGAGGGCACGCGCGGCGGCACGATCCTCATCGGCGCCAGCCGGGAACGCGTCGGTTTCGACACCACGATGAACACCGCCGTGGTAGCCCGGCTCGCGGCCCAGGCGTGCCGCCTCTTCCCCTTCCTGCGCGGAGTCCATCTGATGCGCGCCTACCGCGGCTTCCGGCCGTACTGCCCGGACCACCTGCCGGTGGTGGGCCCCGACCCGCGGGTGCCGGGCGTCGTCCACGCGTGCGGCCACGAGGGGGCCGGCATCGGCCTCGCCCCCGCCACCGGCGCGCTCGTCACGGCCCACCTGCTCGGCCGGCCCTGGCGGGGCGCCGATCCGGCCGCCCACACCGCCCTGCTTCCCGACCGCTTCCTCACCACCCCCGGAGGTGCGCCCCAGTGA
- a CDS encoding AfsR/SARP family transcriptional regulator, whose translation MRFNLMGPFEIVGDDGRVHLPTTPKVCQTLALLLTRPNEIVAADSVIQELWGDDPPRSAHATVQTYIHQARRMFRDRRLTDDERRPLATHAPGYLIRVADEEVDSTVFQRLVDRSRTELDQGRPQSAADSARTALALWRGPVLSNVPVGRALTARVVHLEEVRIRALELALEADRRLGRERGSIPELRSLVHDFPLNEWFHGRLIRALHRAGRRAEALEAYQCLYRILDTELGLEPSPEIQRLQSEVLDPPPGIGPSLLGSDDLLAPYDGHRDRVGAPLRA comes from the coding sequence GTGCGGTTCAATCTCATGGGCCCGTTCGAGATCGTCGGCGACGACGGCAGGGTGCACCTGCCCACCACGCCCAAGGTCTGCCAGACACTCGCCCTGCTGCTGACCCGGCCGAACGAGATCGTCGCGGCGGACTCGGTCATCCAGGAGCTGTGGGGCGACGACCCGCCGCGCAGCGCCCACGCCACCGTCCAGACCTACATTCACCAGGCGCGCCGGATGTTCCGCGACCGGCGGCTCACCGACGACGAACGCCGGCCGCTGGCCACCCACGCCCCCGGCTATCTCATCCGGGTCGCCGACGAGGAGGTCGACAGCACCGTCTTCCAGCGGCTCGTGGACCGGTCGAGGACGGAACTGGACCAGGGCCGACCGCAGTCCGCCGCCGACAGCGCACGCACCGCGCTCGCCCTGTGGCGTGGCCCCGTGCTGTCCAACGTCCCGGTGGGCCGGGCGCTCACGGCGCGCGTCGTGCACCTGGAGGAGGTCCGCATACGAGCACTGGAACTGGCACTGGAGGCGGACCGCCGGCTCGGCCGGGAACGCGGATCGATACCCGAACTGCGTTCGCTGGTACACGACTTCCCGCTCAACGAGTGGTTCCACGGGCGACTGATCCGCGCGCTGCACCGGGCCGGCCGGCGTGCGGAGGCGCTGGAGGCGTACCAGTGTCTCTACCGGATCCTGGACACCGAGCTCGGTCTCGAACCCTCGCCGGAGATCCAGCGCCTCCAGTCCGAGGTGCTCGACCCGCCGCCGGGCATCGGTCCGTCGCTGCTCGGTTCCGACGACCTCCTCGCCCCGTACGACGGCCACCGCGACCGGGTCGGCGCTCCGCTCCGGGCGTGA
- a CDS encoding thioesterase II family protein: protein MGSDWFRRFGPAPDSDVRLICLPHAGGAAGAFLALARELTPEFDVLSVQYPGRQDRRREPPLADIGLLVDALAGEMAPLADRPHAFFGHSMGALLAYELARELRRRALPGPCHLFLSGRFAPTPQGSDSDRLDTDEKVIAMIRRLGGTVGKVFDDPDVMEMVMPPLRADYRAVGAYTWQPGPPLAVPVTVLVGDQDPVVPVAAAAAWREHTTAGSDLRVLPGGHFYLDQSVPEVAGIVRSALRATAVPGPGWRALLHGESPVGTPGPQ, encoded by the coding sequence ATGGGAAGTGACTGGTTCAGGCGGTTCGGTCCCGCACCCGACAGCGACGTCCGGCTGATCTGCCTCCCGCACGCGGGCGGCGCCGCGGGAGCGTTCCTCGCGCTGGCGCGGGAGCTGACGCCCGAGTTCGACGTCCTGTCCGTGCAGTACCCGGGCCGTCAGGACCGCAGGCGGGAACCGCCGCTCGCGGACATCGGCCTGCTGGTGGACGCGCTCGCCGGGGAGATGGCCCCGCTCGCCGACCGCCCCCACGCGTTCTTCGGGCACAGCATGGGCGCGCTGCTCGCCTACGAACTCGCCCGCGAACTGCGGCGGCGCGCCCTGCCCGGACCGTGCCACCTGTTCCTGTCCGGCCGGTTCGCGCCCACGCCGCAGGGCAGTGACAGCGACCGGCTGGACACCGACGAGAAGGTCATCGCCATGATCCGCCGGCTCGGCGGCACGGTGGGGAAGGTCTTCGACGACCCGGACGTGATGGAGATGGTGATGCCGCCGCTGCGCGCCGACTACCGCGCGGTCGGGGCCTACACCTGGCAGCCGGGTCCGCCGCTCGCCGTCCCGGTCACCGTCCTGGTCGGGGACCAGGACCCCGTCGTTCCCGTGGCGGCGGCCGCCGCGTGGCGCGAGCACACCACCGCCGGATCCGACCTGAGGGTGTTGCCGGGCGGTCACTTCTATCTCGACCAGAGCGTGCCGGAGGTCGCCGGTATCGTCCGGTCCGCACTGCGCGCCACGGCCGTACCCGGCCCCGGGTGGCGGGCGTTGCTTCATGGTGAGTCCCCAGTGGGTACTCCTGGCCCACAATGA
- a CDS encoding ScbR family autoregulator-binding transcription factor, translating to MTKQERAARTRRALILSAAEVFDQEGFAPASLTMISSRAGVSNGALHFHFANKNAVAEAVQGEALSVLRQIAHAWPEGTTPSLQSLVDTSHTLAQRLQDDVVLRAGFGLSGDTTWKERADLRRHWVDWVSSGLTVVALDGALADDVATGDALAVIAATTLGFEAMGRTDPQWSTREMFTRLWRLLLPRISADNGTGPVAPEGTSAPGGVVPGPRWWPERQDAPH from the coding sequence ATGACCAAGCAGGAGCGGGCGGCACGTACGCGTCGAGCTCTGATTCTCTCCGCCGCCGAGGTGTTCGACCAGGAGGGGTTCGCGCCCGCGTCGCTCACGATGATCAGCTCCCGGGCCGGGGTGAGCAACGGGGCACTGCACTTCCACTTCGCGAACAAGAACGCGGTGGCCGAGGCGGTGCAGGGCGAGGCGTTGTCGGTGCTCCGGCAGATCGCCCACGCGTGGCCGGAGGGGACCACGCCCTCGCTCCAGTCCCTCGTCGACACCTCGCACACGCTGGCCCAGCGACTCCAGGACGATGTCGTGCTGCGGGCCGGTTTCGGGCTGAGCGGGGACACGACCTGGAAGGAACGGGCCGATCTGCGCCGCCACTGGGTGGACTGGGTGAGCAGCGGCCTGACCGTGGTCGCCCTGGACGGCGCCCTGGCTGACGACGTCGCCACGGGCGACGCGCTGGCGGTGATCGCAGCGACGACGCTGGGGTTCGAGGCCATGGGACGGACGGATCCGCAGTGGTCGACGCGGGAGATGTTCACCCGGCTGTGGCGGCTGCTGCTGCCGCGGATCTCGGCGGACAACGGCACGGGACCGGTCGCTCCGGAAGGCACCAGTGCCCCGGGCGGCGTTGTGCCGGGTCCGCGCTGGTGGCCGGAGCGGCAGGACGCGCCGCACTGA
- a CDS encoding acyl-CoA carboxylase subunit beta, whose protein sequence is MSTVEERPAGGSLPVTMDARVAELAELRERVLAGPSQRATEAQKGKGKLTVRERLELLFDKGTFAETEAFRRHRATGFGLEDRKPHSDGVVTGWGQIDGRTVFAYAHDFRIFGGALGEAHAQKIHKLMDLAETAGAPVVGLCDGAGARIQEGVTALAGYGGIFQRNVRNSGVIPQISVIMGPCAGGAAYSPALTDFVFMVRGTSQMFITGPDVVQAVTGEQITQEGLGGADVHAGTSGVAHFAYDDEEQCLEDVRHLLSYLPANNRELPPAEVPDDPADRRTEALLTLVPADPNRAYDMRRVIEEIADHGEYFEVHERWAPNIICALTRLGGQVVGIVANQPQSMAGVLDIESSEKAARFVQTCDSFNIPLVSLVDVPGFLPGVDQEHNGVIRHGAKLLYAYCNATVPRISLVLRKAYGGAYIVMDSRSIGADIALAWPTNEIAVMGAEGAANVVFRREIAASDDPEAVRKARIDEYRDELMHPYYAAERGLVDDVVDPAETRSVLIGALRMLRDKHAPLPTRKHGNQPQ, encoded by the coding sequence ATGAGCACCGTCGAGGAACGACCGGCGGGCGGTTCCCTGCCCGTGACCATGGACGCGCGTGTGGCGGAGCTGGCCGAGCTGCGCGAGCGCGTTCTGGCCGGTCCCAGCCAACGTGCGACCGAGGCGCAGAAGGGAAAGGGCAAGCTGACCGTACGCGAGCGGCTTGAACTCCTCTTCGACAAGGGGACGTTCGCCGAGACCGAGGCCTTCCGCCGGCACCGCGCGACCGGCTTCGGGCTGGAGGACAGGAAGCCGCACAGCGACGGTGTCGTCACCGGGTGGGGACAGATCGACGGCCGGACGGTCTTCGCCTACGCCCACGACTTCCGCATTTTCGGCGGCGCGCTCGGCGAGGCGCACGCGCAGAAGATCCACAAACTGATGGACCTCGCCGAGACCGCCGGGGCACCGGTCGTCGGACTCTGCGACGGCGCCGGCGCCCGCATCCAGGAGGGCGTCACCGCGCTCGCCGGCTACGGCGGGATCTTCCAGCGCAACGTCCGCAACTCCGGCGTCATCCCGCAGATCAGCGTGATCATGGGCCCCTGTGCCGGCGGCGCGGCCTACTCGCCCGCCCTGACCGACTTCGTCTTCATGGTGCGCGGCACCTCCCAGATGTTCATCACCGGACCGGACGTCGTCCAGGCGGTCACCGGCGAGCAGATCACCCAGGAGGGGCTGGGCGGCGCGGACGTGCACGCCGGCACGTCCGGCGTGGCGCACTTCGCCTACGACGACGAGGAGCAGTGCCTGGAGGACGTCCGGCACCTGCTGTCGTACCTGCCCGCCAACAACCGCGAACTCCCGCCCGCCGAAGTGCCGGACGACCCGGCCGACCGGCGCACGGAGGCGCTGCTGACGCTGGTGCCCGCCGACCCCAACCGCGCGTACGACATGCGACGGGTCATCGAGGAGATCGCCGACCACGGCGAGTACTTCGAGGTGCACGAGCGCTGGGCGCCCAACATCATCTGCGCCCTGACCCGGCTGGGCGGACAGGTCGTCGGCATCGTCGCCAACCAACCGCAGTCCATGGCCGGTGTGCTGGACATCGAGTCCTCGGAGAAGGCCGCGCGGTTCGTCCAGACGTGCGACTCGTTCAACATCCCGCTGGTGAGCCTGGTCGACGTACCCGGCTTCCTGCCCGGTGTCGACCAGGAGCACAACGGCGTCATCCGGCACGGCGCGAAGCTGCTGTACGCGTACTGCAACGCGACGGTCCCGAGGATCTCCCTGGTGCTGCGCAAGGCCTACGGCGGCGCGTACATCGTGATGGACTCCCGCTCGATCGGCGCGGACATCGCCCTGGCCTGGCCGACGAACGAGATCGCGGTCATGGGCGCGGAGGGCGCGGCCAACGTGGTCTTCCGCCGGGAGATCGCGGCGTCCGACGACCCCGAGGCGGTGCGCAAGGCCCGCATCGACGAGTACCGCGACGAGCTCATGCACCCGTACTACGCGGCGGAGCGCGGTCTCGTCGACGACGTCGTCGACCCGGCGGAGACCCGGTCGGTACTGATCGGCGCGCTGCGCATGCTGCGCGACAAGCACGCGCCGCTGCCCACCCGCAAGCACGGCAACCAGCCCCAGTAG
- a CDS encoding NAD(P)H-binding protein, translating to MTTKPVLVIGGTGKTGRRVVRLLRERGVPARPASRSGEVRFDWLDESTWGPALDGASGVYIVQNDGDPRTRALVRTAVASGVQRLALLSARGVDTPGYYGEDPATSEAFLEGEAAVRESGVDWTVLRPGWFAQNFDEGFFNEGVLAGELRLPAGDGAASWIDVEDIAAVAVAALTEDGHAGRTYELSGPAPLPLAEVLSVIEAAAGRKVRYTPLTTEEFIAELGAQGIPAEEAGLWAAALYPVERGFESKVSDGVRQALGRAPRTFAEYAEAAVAEGAWRD from the coding sequence ATGACGACAAAACCCGTACTTGTTATCGGCGGCACCGGAAAGACCGGGCGCCGCGTCGTGCGCCTGCTGAGGGAACGGGGCGTGCCCGCGCGGCCGGCCTCCCGCTCCGGCGAGGTGCGCTTCGACTGGCTGGACGAGTCCACCTGGGGACCCGCGCTCGACGGCGCCTCGGGCGTCTACATCGTCCAGAACGACGGCGATCCGCGGACCCGCGCCCTGGTGCGGACGGCGGTGGCGAGCGGGGTGCAGCGGCTGGCCCTGCTCTCCGCCCGGGGCGTCGACACACCCGGCTACTACGGCGAGGACCCCGCCACGAGCGAGGCCTTCCTGGAGGGGGAGGCGGCCGTCCGTGAGTCGGGCGTCGACTGGACCGTGCTGCGGCCGGGATGGTTCGCGCAGAACTTCGACGAGGGGTTCTTCAACGAAGGAGTGCTTGCCGGCGAGTTGCGGCTGCCGGCCGGTGACGGCGCGGCGAGCTGGATCGACGTGGAGGACATCGCGGCGGTGGCGGTGGCCGCGCTGACCGAGGACGGCCACGCCGGCCGCACCTACGAACTCTCCGGACCCGCACCGCTGCCGCTCGCCGAGGTCCTGTCCGTCATCGAGGCGGCGGCCGGCCGCAAGGTGCGGTACACCCCGCTCACCACCGAGGAGTTCATCGCCGAACTCGGTGCCCAGGGAATCCCGGCCGAGGAGGCCGGGTTGTGGGCCGCCGCGCTGTACCCCGTCGAGCGCGGCTTCGAGAGCAAGGTCTCCGACGGCGTGCGGCAGGCCCTGGGCCGAGCCCCGCGGACCTTCGCCGAGTACGCAGAGGCGGCCGTGGCGGAGGGCGCCTGGCGCGACTGA
- a CDS encoding SDR family oxidoreductase encodes MTALTNKTALVTGGSRGIGRAIAQRLGKEGALVALTYSSDEAAAKETVHSIEAAGGRAFAFRSQLGVPGDAEALWQAFDAQIGQYADGGSGLDILVNNAGIAGPGLIHEVEEAEYDKVFAVNAKAPFFIIQKGLERLRDGGRIVNISSGVTKVAFPGMTSYAAAKGAVEVLTLTLAQTLGSRGITVNAVSPGTIETDIHPWMADPAAKAHAAGFSVFNRVGQPDDVADVVAFLASDDARWVTGQNIDASGGSGLGL; translated from the coding sequence ATGACTGCCCTCACGAACAAGACGGCGCTGGTCACCGGTGGCAGCCGGGGCATCGGGCGTGCCATCGCCCAGCGGCTGGGCAAGGAGGGCGCGCTGGTCGCCCTGACCTACTCCAGTGACGAGGCCGCCGCCAAGGAGACGGTCCACTCGATCGAGGCGGCGGGCGGCCGTGCCTTCGCCTTCCGCTCGCAGCTGGGCGTGCCGGGTGACGCCGAGGCGCTGTGGCAGGCCTTCGACGCGCAGATCGGTCAGTACGCGGACGGTGGCTCCGGCCTGGACATCCTGGTGAACAACGCGGGCATCGCCGGCCCGGGCCTCATCCACGAGGTCGAGGAGGCCGAGTACGACAAGGTGTTCGCGGTGAACGCCAAGGCCCCCTTCTTCATCATCCAGAAGGGCCTGGAGCGTCTGCGCGACGGCGGCCGTATCGTCAACATCTCCTCCGGTGTCACCAAGGTCGCCTTCCCGGGCATGACCTCCTACGCCGCCGCCAAGGGCGCGGTCGAGGTCCTGACCCTCACCCTGGCCCAGACCCTGGGCTCGCGCGGCATCACCGTCAACGCCGTCTCCCCCGGCACCATCGAGACCGACATCCACCCGTGGATGGCCGACCCCGCCGCCAAGGCCCACGCGGCCGGCTTCTCGGTCTTCAACCGCGTCGGCCAGCCCGACGACGTCGCCGACGTGGTCGCCTTCCTGGCCTCCGACGACGCCCGCTGGGTCACGGGCCAGAACATCGACGCCAGCGGCGGTTCCGGCCTCGGCCTCTGA
- a CDS encoding FAD-binding oxidoreductase: MSAISRRRFIRHGAVAGGAAVALPALGGWAGEAFAAQPSPAAAIAGGELVKVTPGDPRYATLVAGANGRWKGTPDYVLVASDADQVVQAVRETLAKGLRFAVKSGGHCYEDFTTNSGVRVLIDISAMAAIEFDASRRAFAIGPGAQLGSVYQKLYDGWGVTLPGGTCPSVAVGGHIPGGGYGPLARSHGITVDYLYAIEIVVVDRAGTVRKIVATREHDDPNRELWWAHTGAGGGNYGIVTRYWFRNDAGGLDPAALLPRAPRELIISEVTFPWDNTMTEAAFSRLLRNFSAWHVANASADHPYARLFSALKPRHRSAGEFLMSTQIDAAVPGADALLDAYLAEIVAGTGLTYTVVTRKRVDWLYNVLNWPGLGGDGFEGKGRFKAKSAYLRKTLPDAQIKAFYKHLTRTDYDNPAALVEIAGYGAAANLPASWATATAQRDSVIKMLFVNLWATEAEDRRNLAWVREFYRDVFAATGGVPRPSGVNDGAFINYADADLADPALNTSGIGWNTLYFKDGYCRLQAAKTQWDPRNVFTHALGIEPA; the protein is encoded by the coding sequence ATGTCCGCCATTTCTCGCCGACGTTTCATCAGACACGGTGCCGTCGCCGGCGGCGCCGCGGTGGCGCTGCCCGCCCTCGGCGGCTGGGCAGGCGAGGCGTTCGCCGCACAGCCCTCACCCGCCGCGGCGATCGCCGGGGGCGAACTCGTCAAGGTCACCCCCGGCGACCCGCGCTACGCGACGCTCGTGGCCGGCGCCAACGGCCGATGGAAGGGCACCCCGGACTACGTCCTGGTCGCGAGCGACGCCGACCAGGTGGTCCAGGCCGTCCGGGAGACGCTGGCCAAGGGACTGCGCTTCGCCGTCAAGAGCGGCGGGCACTGCTACGAGGACTTCACCACCAACAGCGGCGTCCGCGTCCTCATCGACATCTCGGCCATGGCGGCGATCGAGTTCGACGCGTCCCGCCGCGCCTTCGCGATCGGCCCCGGCGCCCAGCTGGGCAGCGTCTACCAGAAGCTGTACGACGGCTGGGGCGTCACCCTGCCCGGCGGCACCTGCCCGTCCGTGGCCGTCGGCGGCCACATACCCGGCGGCGGCTACGGCCCGCTCGCCCGCTCCCACGGCATCACGGTCGACTACCTGTACGCCATCGAGATCGTCGTCGTCGACCGGGCCGGCACGGTCCGCAAGATCGTCGCCACCCGGGAGCACGACGACCCCAACCGTGAGCTGTGGTGGGCCCACACCGGTGCGGGCGGCGGCAACTACGGCATCGTGACCCGCTATTGGTTCCGCAACGACGCCGGCGGCCTCGACCCGGCCGCGCTGCTGCCCCGGGCGCCCAGGGAACTGATCATCTCCGAGGTCACCTTCCCCTGGGACAACACCATGACCGAAGCGGCCTTCTCCAGGCTGCTGCGGAACTTCTCGGCCTGGCACGTGGCCAACGCCTCCGCCGACCACCCCTACGCCCGGCTCTTCAGCGCCCTCAAGCCGCGCCACCGCTCCGCGGGCGAGTTCCTGATGTCGACGCAGATCGACGCGGCCGTGCCCGGCGCGGACGCACTGCTCGACGCCTACCTCGCCGAGATCGTCGCCGGCACGGGCCTGACGTACACGGTCGTCACCCGCAAGCGGGTCGACTGGCTCTACAACGTCCTCAACTGGCCCGGCCTCGGCGGGGACGGCTTCGAGGGCAAGGGACGCTTCAAGGCGAAGTCCGCCTACCTGCGCAAGACCCTGCCCGACGCCCAGATCAAGGCGTTCTACAAGCACCTCACCCGCACCGACTACGACAACCCGGCGGCTCTGGTCGAGATCGCCGGCTACGGCGCCGCGGCCAACCTGCCCGCCTCCTGGGCCACCGCCACCGCGCAGCGCGACTCGGTCATCAAGATGCTCTTCGTCAATCTCTGGGCCACGGAGGCCGAGGACCGCCGGAACCTCGCGTGGGTCCGCGAGTTCTACCGCGACGTGTTCGCCGCGACCGGGGGAGTCCCGCGGCCGAGCGGAGTCAATGACGGAGCCTTCATCAACTACGCCGACGCGGACCTCGCCGACCCCGCACTGAACACCTCGGGGATCGGTTGGAACACCCTGTACTTCAAGGACGGCTACTGCCGGCTTCAGGCCGCGAAGACGCAGTGGGACCCGCGGAACGTCTTCACCCACGCCCTGGGTATCGAGCCGGCCTGA
- a CDS encoding AfsR/SARP family transcriptional regulator produces the protein MLGPLEVLSGEQSLPLGGVKQRATLGYLLLQANQVVPTSQLLSALWSTDNAPATARKILQNAVWGLRGMLSEHGPAAGAAGELVTRAPGYMIRVDPDRVDLHLFRRRVSEGRARLSAGAQHEAVRLLGEALDLWRGPVLADLVETGTMWPELTAVQNSRLDVLEDYLEAKLRCGEHYAVLGELETTVEAEPLRERSSGLLMLALYRCGRQVDALSVYNRIRATLVEDLGLEPGHELRRLQQAILAQDQTLDLASAPLGTAAPVPVPAAPAAQPPPAAALPGYRDAAAQFSGHEDRRPLLAAVASPAHRTRSDERQVAVAKWPAQPRGAPVHSRTAVRTAPVAERPHLSVLLVQNRLTPGHNGFRPESMDEDFEHLNAVTRKQIERLGGEPVATIGAVTLGLFRPCSTAADDGTRRAQEPGAALRAVRAAAAVRDRLAVPVPQPARPAPPGLTFHASVATGRALVRFQPGDGTAPTVNGALLDLCQALLTVTAPGEIRVCAATRAATVSVVAYGLADGSPSAWRALDLPAEDSPAGGGAI, from the coding sequence ATGCTCGGTCCACTCGAGGTGTTGTCCGGCGAGCAGTCCTTGCCGCTGGGGGGCGTCAAACAGCGGGCGACCCTCGGGTACCTGCTGTTGCAGGCCAACCAGGTGGTGCCCACCAGCCAGTTGCTGTCCGCGCTGTGGAGTACCGACAACGCGCCCGCCACCGCGCGGAAGATCCTGCAGAACGCGGTCTGGGGACTGCGCGGGATGCTCAGTGAGCACGGACCCGCGGCCGGCGCGGCGGGCGAACTCGTCACCCGCGCTCCCGGCTACATGATCCGGGTCGACCCCGACCGGGTGGATCTGCACCTGTTCCGCCGCCGGGTGTCCGAAGGGCGGGCCCGGCTTTCCGCCGGAGCCCAGCACGAGGCGGTCCGCCTTCTCGGAGAGGCCCTCGACCTGTGGCGCGGACCCGTCCTCGCCGACCTCGTCGAGACCGGCACGATGTGGCCGGAACTCACCGCCGTGCAGAACAGCCGCCTCGATGTCCTGGAGGACTACCTGGAGGCGAAGCTGCGGTGCGGCGAGCACTACGCGGTCCTCGGCGAACTGGAGACCACGGTCGAGGCGGAGCCACTGCGGGAACGCAGCTCGGGTCTGCTCATGCTCGCTCTCTACCGGTGTGGCCGCCAGGTGGACGCGCTGTCCGTCTACAACCGCATCAGGGCCACCCTCGTCGAGGACCTCGGCCTCGAGCCCGGCCACGAACTGCGCCGACTGCAACAGGCCATACTGGCCCAGGACCAGACCCTCGACCTGGCGTCGGCGCCCCTCGGCACGGCGGCCCCGGTCCCGGTCCCGGCCGCGCCCGCCGCCCAGCCGCCGCCCGCCGCCGCTCTGCCCGGGTACCGGGACGCGGCCGCGCAGTTCAGCGGTCACGAGGACCGCCGGCCGCTCCTCGCCGCCGTCGCCTCGCCGGCGCACCGGACGCGGAGCGACGAACGGCAGGTCGCGGTCGCAAAGTGGCCGGCGCAGCCGCGCGGCGCCCCCGTCCACAGCCGGACAGCCGTCCGCACCGCACCGGTGGCAGAACGCCCGCACCTCAGTGTGCTCCTCGTCCAGAACCGGCTCACGCCCGGACACAACGGCTTCCGGCCGGAGTCCATGGACGAGGACTTCGAGCACCTCAACGCGGTCACGCGGAAGCAGATCGAGCGCCTCGGCGGGGAACCCGTGGCCACCATCGGCGCGGTGACACTGGGTCTGTTCCGCCCGTGCTCCACGGCCGCGGACGACGGGACACGCCGCGCGCAGGAGCCCGGCGCGGCGCTACGGGCGGTACGAGCCGCGGCGGCCGTCCGCGACCGCCTCGCCGTCCCGGTCCCGCAGCCCGCCCGGCCCGCCCCGCCCGGGCTGACCTTCCACGCCTCCGTGGCCACCGGCCGGGCACTGGTCCGCTTCCAGCCCGGCGACGGCACCGCGCCCACCGTCAACGGCGCCCTGCTCGATCTGTGCCAGGCTCTGCTGACCGTCACCGCGCCCGGCGAGATCCGGGTGTGCGCCGCCACCCGCGCCGCCACCGTCTCCGTCGTCGCCTACGGGCTGGCCGACGGCTCCCCGTCCGCCTGGCGGGCGCTGGACCTGCCGGCCGAGGACTCACCCGCCGGAGGCGGGGCGATCTGA